Genomic segment of Ficedula albicollis isolate OC2 chromosome 3, FicAlb1.5, whole genome shotgun sequence:
ACTACTCATTTAACTAAAATATCTGAAGCCTGTACTTAATTACATCAGCTGGGATGCAGATTTAGTGCATTGAAAGAAGCAAGACCCCTGCCTTTTGCCAGTTGTTCTAGCTATAAATGTTATTAGGACTGAGTTACTAAAGGGAACTCAGAGGAAAGAACACTAATATTGTGTACCAAAGGGTGTCTGTTCCTTCCcagcaaaattaatttgggaCTTATTAAGTCTTCTCTGAAGAGAGCTAATGACACATCACAGTGTGGGGAAAGAGGATGAAAAATCTGCTTATCACCTTCAGCCCTTACACTGAGTGGTAGAGAAACTATTGCTGcagtccaaaaaaaaaagaaatggggTTTGTGGGTCTGACACATGACACTCTATGGTCATGGTAATAATTGTGAACACCCTACCAGCACAGAGTCCAGACACTTTAGTTTTCACTTGAGAAAGTGTTGCTTACCCAGTTTAGCTGTGGCAGGTACACGATTCTTAAGTGGGATGAGGCGctctttacattttttctccAGTGGTAGCTCACATTTTATGTGACGCCTGAAATTCTCCCGCAGAATAGAACGGATGACCTTCACAATGTTAGTCTTGTTCTCAGAATCACTGCAAGATTAAGAAAACACAGAACTTAATTTTCCTCCCTAAAGTAAGACACTTAGATAAAATGTTCCCAGTTCCTTTCTGCTGATGGGCATTAGTGCAGcgttttttttcaaaagtttgCTTTAGTAATGGGTTTACAGctatcataaaatcatagaatgttcTGGGTaagaagggacattaaagatcattGAGTTTCAactgctgtgccatgggcagggacatcttaACAGTGTTAGACATTTCACACACTTTGTGTTTTGAGATCTCCATTGCTTCCTCTTAGAAAATTACTTGAAAGGTAAATTCTGTATGAGGGAATCACTGCATTAAGTGGTCCTTATGAGAAAGTAATCTCTGTTAACCAGCTGAGAATGATAAAATCAGTTACTTTCCCCATACCATACTGGAGCTTGTGTTCCTATATCTGCAGATTGGATCACTGCACCTAATTCACCCAATCGAATTCGTTATACTTTATGCAGTTAAAGAATGGCATTGCAGATTGGATCACTGCACCTAATTCACCCATTCGAATTCGTTATACTTTATGCAGTGCCTAACTTCAAATAAAGAGTGCCACTTTGAAACTTCTGATGTAAAGGTCACATggggaaaatactttttttaaattccatttatgTGATTTGTGAAATACAACCTCCATGTAAAGCTTACCTGCTGCACAactgaaaaattgtttctggCCTGCCTTCTATTTCTGACTTGGTGTGAATCAGTTCCCAGATACAGCtgttttctgtccctgtgcatGGAAGGAAATGTTACTTTTGCATACACGCTCCACATAACCTTTGGCAGTAGAAAGACCAGGGTAGAGCTCCTCCACTCTCCCAAAGGCAGTGTTAACTCATACACATGTGGAGCTACAGAAGATCTCACCCAAGGTGGAACCCAAAAGAAAGTCTCTTAAGATCTCTTGTTGCAGCAGCCTAGCACTTACTTCGATAAATTCTCTCTTGGAGAATTGCTTTCCCCCACTCTTGCTGCTTCTCCAAGTCTTCCAGCCTTAACAGGCCTTCACCCAGGTGTGCTCTAAAGACCTTGTTACACTTTACAGAACACACGGAAGTGGATAGGACTATAAAGATCAGCTTGAAAATAAACCCACAGCCCTTTACTACCACAAATTGCAGTCATCTTTCCCCTGTTTGAAAAAACATGAGGATCAGCGCACGCACAGCACCAGCGTGTCACCAGGATGTCAACTATGGTAAACCACCTGCCTTTTATTGGGAATTTCCATTCTGTCATTCCTTCACATCATGCTGCATCTCCCTTAATGCACAGAAGTCAACACACCAAATGAAGAAAGTCTGTAAATGTATTAAACCTGTACCCCCTGAGTGCAGAGACAACAGTGGAGATAGATGGTATTTTCTCTACACCTGCTTGTTTCCAGAGGCTCACAAAGACATCTGGAAGAAGCACTATTACAGAATCCCAGAAAAGCATTCAGTCCTAAAGTATTTACTGCAAGAGAGTTACCTGCTGTGTTCCCCAGTCGAACTTGAAGAGCAGATAGAGGAATCAGCCAACGAAATTTAAATGGATCCAAGTCACCATAATTATGTGCAGCACGAACATTTGTAGgctgtaaaaagaaaacattggaTATtctaagaagaagaaaaagtgatgATATTTTGTGCTACTTGTAAAAGACCTccctttgaagaaaaattaaattgatgAAACTTTCCTTCACTACCCTAAAATGAACTTATAAAAATAGTTGAAATGGTGATAGACACAACCTTTGGAATCATAATTGCTTCAACTTTTCAAAGCCATTTGATTttaacagataaaaataatactttgcCTATAAGTACTACCAGGGAAGAAGTTTCCTGTGAAAGAACATGCAGACTGTCAATTAGGAGAATTCATTAATCatgtagctgctgctgctgctactttTAGAGCCCCTCCATCTGTTACAATGAGCATAGTGCAGTATATCACCACTGGTACTTGGAACACCCAAGTTGCTACCTGACTTCCACATTTCAGGTCTGAAAGTGGGTGCAGAGAATGTTATGTCTGTGATGACCCTCTTCCTTCCAGGGTAATCAAGGGTTTGTAAAACAAAGGTGTTTCACCTACACCCTGGGTAAGGTAGGCCATCATAAATGCTGCCTGGAAGAATGAGTGATTTCTGCATAGCAATGTTTTTTATGTATTCCACTTGATAAAAGTAACATGGGGCTCACACAGAAGATAATGCTGCTTactaaataacaaaaaatacttATTGCTACACAGATACCGAGAGCTTGTTTTAGCAGGATAGCCAGAATTCCAGTCAGCAAGGGAAAGTGGGGTTTCACCTCAGGCACTCCCCCTTTAACACTATTATGGTCCATCTCACATTGCAGTAATAGCCTGAATATCCACCATCTCCACTGTTACCAGACTTACCatcttctttttcagtttgtagTTCTCCTTATACACCAGTATTACAGCCCtcttaaaaactgaaaagagaaagaaaaagggaactGTTAATTATAGGCAAAATATTGTAATATTCAATGAAAATACTAGCTCAGAGATGCTGATTACTATAGTCATGGGAATGTAAAGGATGAGATAACCAAACattgaaaagcattttccatGTGCTGAGACAACTTGGTTTTTCATGCTGCACTTTTATGCAATGGCAATGTTTTTCCCTCAGATTTTGTTCTGAACATTTAGGATAAAGCCATTCTGTACATTTATTCTGAAACTACCTGCAGCCACCTATCTCCTGTAAGTCTTCACATAAACAAATCCAGAAGATGTAGGTTAGAtgtaaaaatttctttctgtagaCAGTGGACATTTTCAGGTGGAGTGAAGGGCCTATAGCAGGAGAGTGCTGTGAAGGACACAGTCTGTTCTTCCTGCAATTCAACTGTTCTTCTGTTTGAAGCATCCCCTCCCCTAACCATGCTTCCCAGGGAAGGAGTGCCCTGAGAAAGAGAAACTTGCCATCAACCTGGAGTTCTTCTGGAGGTGTTTATCCACTGAAAtactaatatattttttatttattgatttatttatttattaagaaatGGACCCTTGTTTGCATGCTCTCATTTCCACAAGTTTCAGGTTAAAATAATCTGGATGGGGATTTCAGTGCAGTAGCAGTAAAGCAGAAGTTAGTCTGAATTCACAAGAGTAGAATAAATCATGATTTTCCCACAGTCCTCCTTTGAAAGCTTCATTTAACAGATTGTTCTAAAGACTCtaatattttctcttgaaaatcACTGATTTCCATAGTTTAAATATAGGCAAGACAGCAGCTGACAGTGGCTCACAGAGCAAACAGTACCAGcaagcaaataaacagaaacttTTTTCACGTTGGGAAAATACAGCTATGTATTTTTTCACATATATGTCCACCCCAGGTATCACGTTACTACAGGGAAGGGAGTTGGGGCTTTTATCCTGTGAGAAGATTTAATGTGGCAGTCTTCAGATTTGAAAGCACAGAGTCCTTAAGGAAGACATTTACCAAACACTGTAAGTTCAAGGTCTTTCCTTGCTTTGCCCAGCGACGGGAAAGGATTCAGCCAGGTAACTGTAGAGTGCATCAGAAGTTCTCCCATTGAAAGCTCTGTCACCTGTATTAAATTATAACAGTAGATAACATAAATAAACAACATAAATATATACATCAGTGCTGCATTTTAGTACACATCCATAACTTTAAGGATCTGTTTTCTGTCTCTATGTGTAGAAAGAGATCTTCACTACAGCAGGAAAAGTGTGAAtaatccctttttttaaaacaggttACAAATATACAAAGTAATCGCCGCTAAGTTATGGAAGCTGGGTAGAAGTTCTTACTATTAATAACTTAGAAGAATACTAAGCTGATCTGATTATCTTACACATCCATACAGCCAGTTATGAACCACCTGAGCTGTAGGTATCGTTAATTTCTATAGAGGAATTAGTATTAATGGCACTACCAATGGAAGAATTAATGGAGGTCTTGTACTCTGAGGCTCCTTTCTTCTGTGGGATACAAGATAATGCTGAAGAATATCACAGGCTGTCAAGTTTTGTTTCCCCATAAATGATGAGAAACCAGGTAGTCAACAGGGGCAATTTGACTTTTACTAGCAGGAAATGAAACAACAGAGATGACATCTCTCATATCTGATATTGAACTTTACAGATTTGATCTGCTTAGTAATTGTTTGATGTAAATAGCTAAGTTGAGGCTTGCTGCCCCAGTTCTGGGAGATGACTGCACACAGTCTGTATAACTAACGGGTTTTGCTCTGACAAATAGCCATGGATGCCTCAGCACTGGAAGTGTAGAGAATGAGAATAACAGACCTTAATGTGAAATCCCTTGAATTGCCATTTTCATTTATACGGGTGAAAAAATATGTTAAGAACTTAAGAACTCAATAGCATAAAATCTGAATGCCTTGGGGCATGGATAATCTCTGCAATGTTTTGAcaagaggggtttttttcctactgagAACTATATCTACTCCTGCTTGCAATTCCTGTCAGTCCAGAATGTggctctggcagctctctgGAAACTTTGCCATAACCTACTGACAGATAGAAATTTGACAAGCAGATACAAAAAAAGTCAACATATTAAAGGAGAATGGAGGAAGGCCAGTGCAAGTAAGTTCCCAAAATTACCTCAGGAAGAGATGAAGCCCCAACAGCAAGCTGGATAATGCTTCAAGAGTCAATGCAACATGTTGTTTCTTCTCTTACCTCTTTCTCTGTTCCACTTTGATCTGCAACCAGTTGGTCAAATACAGTGCCATAATCTTCATATATCTTCTGCATCTCATTTATGTGACTTGCTACTTTTTCCATTGCCTTCAGTGCTTCTGTAAGGTTTAGAAATTTCATATACAGctatgtaattaattttttattttctaaatatggtaattttaaattgaattcCCCTTGAGGCATGTAAAATGATGTTGCCTTCCCAAGGTTTGGTGAACTGAATTCTAGCTCTGTATCAGTACTTTCTCATAGCAATAGTAGAAGAAATACTTCCTGCTCAGAGTAAGTGGAAAATGCTCATGTTGTATCTTTAGTGGCTGAAAACACTGCAATAAGCATTCCAGTGACAAGCCCCCAAAGTTATCAATATTTATAGCAGTATGATACTACTGTGGTTAAATTTTGCATCTTGTAGATATATGACCACTAGGATCTCTGGAGTAATCCAAAGTCATCCTAGAATAACTTATCTAatgataaaagaaacaaacttgATTTGTCTCATCCCAGAATGGACAAAGAAATGCAGGCTGTACAATTTCCTCCTAGGCTGTACACATGAAATGCTGGTGGCCAggttttaaattatattttccaaaCAAGAGTGTCACTAGATTGCATTAGATTTCTGTATTAATTCAGAACGGAATTGGACAGGGATCCTTTGTTTCATAAATTCTTAATGGCACACCATATTAGCAGTTTGGCACCTATCCTGACCTGCAAATTAAGTCCCCACCCCCAGCTTGTCTGGGGAAGGGAACAATATCAGAAGCTCCTCTTGAAGTAAGTAAGAGCCTCATGAGTTTTTACTGACAGTGTATTTTGTCTGCATCCATTTTGTGAAAATGACAATTGATCCATAAAATACATGTCTTCATTTTCATCCATCAGGTGCTGACAGACCTGAACTGGAATTTGCCAGGGTGAAGTCCCAGGCATGTCAGCCTAGAAAAGCAATCAACTCTAATGCATGTTAGATAAGTCTCTCCACATGGGAGGACTGCAAACATTTGACAAAGATCTTTTCTACACAAGCAAGAGTCATAGAAAGACCtcataaaacaaatatttccttctgtgGTGCTCTTAAACTTAGACATATTTCAAGAACTAAGTGATAACCACAAGATGGAGCCTTGGTCAGTGTTTCTCAagtgggttaaaaaaaaaaaagcaacactgTGGCCTAACATGCTCCTGTGAGTGAGGATAAAGATCCCAATCCTACCTGCCATGGCAAATCCTGGACATCCCTACTTCTCAAAGGGACTTGGACATACCAAGTAGGACTTTCAGCttaagcaatgaaaaaaaatactacttttaAGGAGTGGGAGGGAATTATCTCCAGGTTTTTCTGTGCTATCTACCAGAAAGCCTACCTGTATCTTCAGAAAGGGCAGGAAATAAAACTTAACTCATATTCATTCCTGTAGAAGAAAAAGTTACCTGTCAAATGATAATGCTCCTCACTCTCATTGTCTGTCAGAGACACCAGctcttttaaaagcagaggGTATTTCAGCACTCTCTGAACAGGCTTTATGAGATATGACTCCAGTGTAGAAGAATGTTGCTTTGTGGGATTTCGAGCATCCAGAAAGGTCTTAAAGGCACTATCTGTTTTGgctatgtggaaaaaaaaaaaaaaaattggtcagTTGAGCACAAAAGTCATGGAAGTTACAATAATTGAAAAACATGGAATGGCAACTTGAACCCAGCACCAAAACTGTTGCCCTTTTCAAAGGATGGTTTAAAGAGTAGTATACACTATTAATTTCATAATAATTTCCTGCATCAAATAATATTCAAAAGGACTGAGAGAGCAATTTTATGAAGGTGAGATTATTTCTCTAATTTTTCCACTGCATTGTAGCCTAGGTGCAGGTGTGGAATTTTCTGCATTTGGAACATGCAACTCAGAGactttacattttgcttttcaagaaaactttcaaaatgtCAGAGGAATTAATTCCTGACTTAtttgttgctgcttttctggagtCTGGGCCTGCAGACAGTACAAACTTGTGGAAGGTGTTTCTACAGCTCTCCAGGTTACTGCCTGGAGGTTACAAAAGGAATCTTATTCTTCAGGTCTATAGCATACTTCAGCAGAACCTCTGATCTTAGATCTTCCTGTTGAAAGATACCTGATTAGTCCTTGTTTTATACCAATATTTATTCCTTGATTTTATCCAATATTCTCTGCAAATTGACAAGATTTGTTAAAGTAGTTCACTGCAGTTTGAGTTCATGCAAGTGAATTACAGTAATGAAGACAATAAATTACCTCTCTCAAGAACTTTCTGAACTTTGATGTGGTTTGCACAGAAGCCACTGTACAGTTTGAAGTGGTCAGCGTAATACAGAAAGGAGCCTCCAAGGGAAAAGAGCAATTTCTGAAATCAACACAATCAAAATATTAGTTCACTACTAGAATCCTAAATAAATATTCAGGCATAAAGCAAGCAGACTCAATAGTGGATTATCTGCTATCTTtctatatatgtattatatatatgtaacatGAATATACTACTGGTAGTAACGAtgatatttttgcattttgctaAGTGTAGAGGTCAGCCTATTTAGGCATAGCCCacaattttctcctttcttcctgagcaggtattttgttttatgttatatttcaggcagcagaggaaTAAAAATCAGCAGACATATAACTATGttgtgctgtgaaaaaaatgagCCAGAGGAAGCAAGGCATAAAAGTGCCAAAGCCAGAAGGGACAGGGTAAAACAAATACAGGAttgctttccagctgttttccttttatcaGGCAGGTGGTAATTACAGGACACCTCTGATGTTCTTGGATGAAGGGGAGGTTGGGAAGATGTGGGAGGGACTGAATCACAAGAGAGAGATTTATAGAAAAATGCCTCCAAAGCAAATGTAAGAAAGAGGAGTagtgaaaggagaaggaaagcagcCCTCTCCCCCTTTTTAATCAATGTTTGCTCCACAAAATGCAGCAAGTGTTCAGGAGACCTGCCAGCAGTCACACTCAGTCCTGAGCCAGTGACTCCATCACCAGTGACTCCTTCGTCCAGTCAGGGCAGGTACTGGGTGGTGCTACAGCCATTTACACTTCACAGGCCCACTTCTTGGACCTCACAGCATGGGAAACTCGTGTGGCATTTAACAACAAGAGCTCCCAGTCTGTTGGGAGTTAgttgggcacagcagggagaaacACAGGCAGGGCAGAATTCAGCAGAGTGACAATAAACTCTGTACAAAGGAGTTGCGCCTCACAAACACCGCCAGTCTATCGTGTTTGCCATGGGGAGGAAGATAAGACCATGAAAAGTAGCATTTATCTTTCATTGCTAAATAAAACTCTGTAATCCAAAGTAAAGCTTCAAACATAAAAGCAACCCTACAAAACTTCTTAGAATCAGAAACTTCTTAAAGCCAGATTTTCCCAAACATTTTCAGGCACACTAGAAAGTATggaatgaagaaatatttaccCGGAACTGAGATGGTGTTTCCAATGTATTAAAATCTGAGGAAGAAGATATTCCATCTTCAAGGGTCTCCAAAAACACCTTCTGGAAATCCAGCATTTCTGGCAGGCTGCCAAACAAGGACTccatctgtggaaaaaaaaatcaggctatGAAATACAGCACTCCATGGACCTAAAAGTGGTCTTTTGAAAACAGTGGACTAAGGAGATGTAACACACAAAGAGATTGCAAAGGCTGGTAATGTCTTTGTTAATACTTTTCAaacagattttataaaaaaaatccatgcaaaaAGTGAAGGTTTCTCAGCAGTAAACTCAGAAGAACAATTCCCTTTAAGAAGAGTAAGTGATGCATACACCAGAGAGAAAGGCACTGACTGGTGTAATTTCTATTGACATCTTTgtcctctgctttttctgtcacACTCTCAGCAATGAAAAACCCAAGTGCCAAGGTCTTAACCCATAAAAGAATAACAAGGACCTTTTATCAGATATTCGCTCACCTCATCCTGAGTAAGGAAGGTTTCTTTTTGAAGGGGCTCCAGGTATAGCTCGAAGAGGCAGCTCAAGTCCTGcaaaaaagaatatttgttcACTTTTTCTGTACCATTTGGGAACTGTTCTGTGTGTGGCAACGCTGAGATAGAGGTAAGTTTCGGAATTAATTAAAGATACAATTACTTTTCAGTAACAAAATAGCCTGCATGTTGTTAGCACTGAAGTTACTGCTAAATTAGAGGCAAACTAATTTCAGTGGAATGTTTCTGTTTCATCCTTAAGGCTTTTTAACTTGATTATAACAAATTATGTTTTAGCCTAGCATGAGGAAGAATTGTTACCGATGATTACTTTCAAATGAGTCCATCCATATGAATGGCATCAAATATTTTGATTACGTATGTTAAATAAACTATATAAATAGCCCCTTGTTTAAATATCTGTAGTAATATTCAGAGGGAcatgtaacattttaaaacccTATAAGTTATTAAAGTATTCAGTCATGTTGTCAGGAGGTCAAGGCTTTTTCAGTCACTGCTTCAGAAAATCAGTGTCATTTTTGAAGATTTACTACCCCACAGCAAAGCatgacagcagggctggggccaaCTACAGGGCTCTCTGACCCTGGGAAGAGACACACCAGAAATTCAGTGTAGAAGGAATAATGAGCATCTCCCTGAAAATGCCATACCAAATATTGCAACCTgccaggatttttcctgatggAAAATTTCACATGCATCAGTGGCCGCCGTGGTCATGCTTTGTTCAAGCAATTCCTCTAAAAGATACATCAGGTGGACAAATGAGGGTCCAGCATATGGCTGTATTAGTGCATTGGTGGATGAAGTGTTTTCCTTTACACAAACATTAGTGCAGCAAGTACCGACATCTGTAAATGCATGTTTTGAGATCCAGAAAAGGAGATGATGCCTTCTTGCTGGAGGTTAATGAAATTgatgtttttcatgtttcatttgGCATCCAGTCACGTGATTTTACAGTTCATAAAAAGAAGAGAGATACATCAAACAAACTGCAGGCTTATCAGCCAGAAGGGAAATAACCTCCACATCACGCTACAACCCACTGGACATCAAACAAACTGCAGGCTTATCAGCCAGAGGGGAAATAACCTCCACGTCACGCTACAACCCACTGATCAAACAAACTGCAGGCTTATCAGCCAGAAGGGAAATAACCTCCACATCACGCTACAACCCACTGGAGTTGTGCCTTTTAGCTTTCCTGCTTCAAAAATAATCATGCACTCTTTTTCCACATACTCATTTGTAGGAGACTGTTCTGTTCTTCTACcagatttgttttcatcttgaaaACTGGGGCGACATCCCCTGGAAAACCCTTTTTGTTTGCAGGTATCTTCTCCCCTGATGACCGCTCTCCTACACAACTACAAATTGACTACAACTACTGCTACTACATCAAATCCTACAGCCTCAGCTACAGGAGCAAGTCTGCCAGAAACAACAGGAAGAATAAGATAAAGGAGACTTTGTAGGTTATGACCCTTGTGGAAGGCTGGTTGTATTAAGATAAGATCAAAGTATGTTTATACTGTCCTCAAGTCGTGGTCAGCCTCAAAAACAAGTGAGTCgtatttgtttttttacctTGACATAAGATTTCTCGGTGTCCATAAGTTCTTGGATGACTTTCCTCAATCTGTCTGCATCAGAAAGGTGACGAGCCAGTGGTCGTGGAGGTGGGTCCTGGTTGTCCTTCTGTCCTTCCATGCTGCTTGCTTGGACTTCTTGGAAGTTTCGGCACAATGCACTGATCTGTTCTGCACTCTGTTAAGTGAGAATAAACAGACAAGCAACAACATTTTAGAATACAAGCTGTACTACAATTACTTCTAAATTCCTCCCATTTTGCTCCTGTTCCAGATTCAGGGGCCAAAGAGCATGCCACTGATTTTTATCAGTGTGTATCCAAGATGTGTATCTTGACGGCTTTGAACAGCTTTAATTTATAGAACCAGATCAgagcagcaaaaataatttaaaattgctaGTGATTTTCCAGCACAGATTATTTTCAGTCTACAGATACAAACTCATGGAATGCAAAAGATGAGAGAGCACTTGGATATATCACATACTTTGATTCTTATGACACTATCATCCCACTGTTTTCCGCCTCTCTTATTTTGCAGCACTGTAT
This window contains:
- the TIAM2 gene encoding T-lymphoma invasion and metastasis-inducing protein 2 isoform X3 yields the protein MEGQKDNQDPPPRPLARHLSDADRLRKVIQELMDTEKSYVKDLSCLFELYLEPLQKETFLTQDEMESLFGSLPEMLDFQKVFLETLEDGISSSSDFNTLETPSQFRKLLFSLGGSFLYYADHFKLYSGFCANHIKVQKVLERAKTDSAFKTFLDARNPTKQHSSTLESYLIKPVQRVLKYPLLLKELVSLTDNESEEHYHLTEALKAMEKVASHINEMQKIYEDYGTVFDQLVADQSGTEKEVTELSMGELLMHSTVTWLNPFPSLGKARKDLELTVFVFKRAVILVYKENYKLKKKMPTNVRAAHNYGDLDPFKFRWLIPLSALQVRLGNTAGTENSCIWELIHTKSEIEGRPETIFQLCSSDSENKTNIVKVIRSILRENFRRHIKCELPLEKKCKERLIPLKNRVPATAKLASTRSLKVLKKSSSSEWNGDQGKGTFQDSDECSLSSSTQSSSCHTSESIQEPKNSSPDKHAESTASDFSNVLVKESDILSDDDDDEDYRSLKKGSPTKDIEIQFQRLKISEEPSADSEQDQAAENEEGDGFQIAEHPKLVRAHFCPVKRKVNSTKRNRGTLTAMQERHQSLDSHSDAANLDLNSILEREFSVQSLTSVVNEDCFYEAVERHGKS
- the TIAM2 gene encoding T-lymphoma invasion and metastasis-inducing protein 2 isoform X2, whose protein sequence is MPAFRRSKSRAKSLALARKTQQQAAAAYGSLHRMFSASAEQISALCRNFQEVQASSMEGQKDNQDPPPRPLARHLSDADRLRKVIQELMDTEKSYVKDLSCLFELYLEPLQKETFLTQDEMESLFGSLPEMLDFQKVFLETLEDGISSSSDFNTLETPSQFRKLLFSLGGSFLYYADHFKLYSGFCANHIKVQKVLERAKTDSAFKTFLDARNPTKQHSSTLESYLIKPVQRVLKYPLLLKELVSLTDNESEEHYHLTEALKAMEKVASHINEMQKIYEDYGTVFDQLVADQSGTEKEVTELSMGELLMHSTVTWLNPFPSLGKARKDLELTVFVFKRAVILVYKENYKLKKKMPTNVRAAHNYGDLDPFKFRWLIPLSALQVRLGNTAGTENSCIWELIHTKSEIEGRPETIFQLCSSDSENKTNIVKVIRSILRENFRRHIKCELPLEKKCKERLIPLKNRVPATAKLASTRSLKVLKKSSSSEWNGDQGKGTFQDSDECSLSSSTQSSSCHTSESIQEPKNSSPDKHAESTASDFSNVLVKESDILSDDDDDEDYRSLKKGSPTKDIEIQFQRLKISEEPSADSEQDQAAENEEGDGFQIAEHPKLVRAHFCPVKRKVNSTKRNRGTLTAMQERHQSLDSHSDAANLDLNSILEREFSVQSLTSVVNEDCFYEAVERHGKS